TGCAGTTGCTATGGCTGTTGAGGATTGCGTAGCAGATGGTACAATCCCTGTTGCCGAAGCTGACAATGTCTTTATATGCGTTGGCGTATTTATTCACTGGCAAGCAAAGGATGATAAAAAGATCCAGGATTACAATTATCAGGCAACAAAAGAGGCTATAAAACGCGCTGTTGCCGGCGAACCAAAGGCCAAAGAGGTTGTAAAACAGAAAGATAAGGTAAATCATCCGTTCCAGGCAAAATAATTTTCAATTGTAGGGACGGGGTCAAAACCCGTCTCTACAACCTATATGATTCAATAACCGGTCAAAAATATAATCTAACCCCAAAAAATAAATCAAATCTATAATTTTCTCGCCTATCTTGAAAACATCATCTATTGTTCTTATCTTCAACCAAAAATATACGGAGACCATATGTCTGATAAAATATTAAAAATAATCGGTGTCTCAGGCAGCCCGCGTATTGCTTCAACAGATTATGCTGTGAAACTTGCCCTTCAGTATGCAGAGGAAAGGCATGGCGCTGAAACAGCATATTTTTCTGTTCATAAAAAACAGATCAATTTCTGTATACACTGTGATTACTGTGTAAGAAAAAAAGAGGGGTGCATACACAAAGACGATATGATGGAACTCTACCCCAAGCTTGAATGGGCAGATGCCTGGATACTGGGGAGCCCTGTGTATCAGGGGGCCATATCCGGCCAGCTCAAGACCGTGCTTGACCGGCTGCGCGCATCTGTTGCAAAAAAAAAGAGCATCTTTGTGGGTAAGCTCGGGGCAGGGCTTGCGTCAGGCGGAGACAGGGTTGGGGGCCAGGAGCCTGTTATAAAAACCATTCACGACTTTTTTATAATAAACGGGATGATACCGGTGGGCGGGGGTGCCTTTGGCGCAAACCTGGGTATGACCTTCTGGTCAAAGGATAAAAAGGCAGAGGGTGCAGCAGAGGATGAAGAGGGTATAAAGTCCATCCACAGGACAATAGATCACATGACAAAGCTTGCTGCCAGATTAAAGGACTAGATACAGGTAACATATGACAGTCAATATAGCATGGGGTATAACCGGCGCGGGTGATCTGCTTAATGAGGTTTTTGACGTCATGGAGGGGTTATCAGGGCATGATGATATAAAGATTACCGCTATTGTATCAAAGGCCGGAGAGTCAGTATTAAAATGGTATAAGCTGACTGAAAGGCTTAACTCCATTACAGAAAAGGTGTTGATAGAAAAGGATGCCAACACGCCCTTTATAGCTGGGCCGTTGCAGACAGGAAAATACCAGTGCCTTGTTGTAGCCCCTGCTACCGCAAACACAGTAGCAAAGCTTGTTCACGGGATAGCAGATACCCTGCTTACAAACTGTGTATCCATGACAAACAAGGCAGGGAGAGAGGTTTTTATATTACCTGTTGATAAAGAAAGAGGAACAATAACAACAACCCTGCCAGACGGAAAACCCTTTCAGCTTACAATGCGCGATATTGATGTTGATAATACAGAAAAACTAAGGCATATGAAGGGGATAACCGTGGTTGACAGGCCTGAGGAGATAAAAAGGGTTGTAAAAGGTTAGGGGTAATGGGTAATAGGTAATAGGTTAGAGAAGAGAAGGAAATTCTAAATTTATTTTAAAAAGGAAAAGATCATCATGAAAAAGTTTTTTGTTCTTATACTGATGTTTATCTCTGCTGTTGCCTGCGGACAAAATGCCCAGGCAGATAAAAATGCGGTGTTTAACCCTGATAATGTAGTTATTGATGTAAGGTCTCCTGAAGAATACAAGGCCGGTCATATTAAAAATGCCAAAAATATACCTGTTGATAAAATTATAAAGGATATCAAAACTGCTGTTCCGGATAAGGAAGAAACCATTGTGCTTTACTGCCGAAGCGGCAGGCGATCTGAGATCGCTGAAAAGACCTTGAAAGAGATGGGTTATAAAAATGTTATCAATGCAGGAAGATATGAGGCCCTGAAGGCGCAGGAGGATAAGGGTAACTGAGCCCTGACCCGATTCGTAGTAGAGACAAGGCATGCCCTGTCTCTACGAATATTTTTATGCCAGGTTGATATATTTATTTCCTCTTTAATTTTCCTGTCTCCTCTTTCAACTGCCCTACCCTCTTTTTAAAATGTTCTATCGCCTTTTTGACTGGTTCAGGAGACCTCATATCCACACCCGCATCCTTGAGCTCATCAAGGGGAAACTTGCTTCCGCCAAGTTTCAGAAAATCCAGGTATGATGCCCTTGCCTTTTCATCCCCATTTAACACCAAATCCGCAAGGGCGGTTGCTGCTGATATACCGGTCGCATACTTGTACACATAAAATGCGGAATAAAAATGGGGTATGCGCAGGCACTCAAGCTCAAGCTCCGGGTCAATTACAAGTGTATCACCAAAATATAAATCGAGCAGCTTCCTGTACTCCCCTTTTATATTCTCAAGGGTAAGGGGCTGGTTCTGCTCAAGGATAGAGTGGCATATCTTTTCAAACTCCGCAAACATGGTCTGCCTGTAGAGTGTTGCTCTGAAGTTGTCTATCTCGCGGTTGAGTATATAGGCCTTCATGGCCGGGTCACCGCTGTAATAATCAAGGAGGTAATTACTTAAAAGCGCCTCATTAAGTGTGGAGGCCACCTCTGCCACAAATATGGTATACTGATGATCCACATAGGGCTGGTTCTTGATGGACAGATACGAATGCATGGAATGGCCTGCCTCATGGGCGAGGGTGTAGAGGCTGTTTATATTTTTGTCCTGAAAATTCATGAGTATGTATGGTGGAGAATCATAACAGCCTGATGAGTATGCCCCGCTCCTCTTCCCCCTGTTTTCGTACCTGTCTACCCATCCACCTGTGAGCCCCTTTTTCAGGATGGAGACATACTCCTCACCAAGGGGCTTAAGTGCTTTTATACATACCTCCACCGCCTCATCATAGCTCATGGTGAATTTTATATCAGGCACTATGGGCACATAGGTGTCATAGAAATGGAGCGCATCAAGACCAAGGCTCTTTTTGCGGAACCTGAAATAGTCAAACAGGGGGCTCAGGTTTTCTCTCACTGTTGAAACCAGGTTATCATAGACCGCCTCCGGTACATCATCACTGAACAGGGCAGATGACCTTGCAGACTCAAAATTCCTTACCCGTGAATAGAAGATATTCTTCTTGTTGCTGTATGAAAGGGTTGTTGCAATGGTGTTTTCATGGTCTTTATACTCACGATAATACTGGTGAAATGCCCTTTTCCTGATCTCACGGTCAGGGTTGATTAGAAAGGTCGAAAAATTACCATGACTGAGCTCAATGGCGGTACCTGTTTCATCTGTAACATCACCAAACTTAAGGTCAACATTATCGAGCTGGCCAAACACCTGGGATGAGGCAAGGGAAAAATCCTGGCTCATGGCAAGTATCCTCTCTATCTTTTCATCATGGGTATGGGGTTTGTACCTCAGTATCTTTTCAAGATAAAACCTGTACTCCTTTAAAATATCCTCCTTTAAAAACTGGTTCATTTGGTCTTCATCTATTGCCTGTATCTCCGGTGTAATAAAACTGGCCAATTCAGATGCATGCGTGTACAGGGTAATTGCCCTCTGATACATAGCCAGATACTGCTGGTTTGATTTATCCTCATCACTTTTGAGGTGGGCATATGTATAGAGTTTTTCTATGTTTCGATCTGTATTGAGCGAAAAGGTGACTGCCTCTTTAAGGGTCTGCGCCGACTCTCCTAGCCTTCCGCGGTATTTCTCATAGCCCGGAAGCTCTTTTTCAAGCTCAGTATACAGGTTTTCCCACTCCTCAGTTGAACCGAACAGGGGGGAAAGGTCCCACCTGTATATTTCAGGGATATCTTTTCTTTCAGGTATGGCATTCTGGGTCATAAACAAGGTTCCTCTCTTTTAGTATTTATTTTTTAGTTGGATAATATACATTCATTAAAGCATAATGCAACATTGATGAAGGCGGATGATCTTCTTTACAAAAGCAAGGAGTCGGGCAGAAACTGTCTTACATTCGGGTAATTTTTAAAAAGTTCTACAGATAAAAAAATGCATTATATTTTTTTTAACAAATGTACATAATTAATTAAAGGTGTATCATATGCAGAACTAATTATATGTAAACCTAATACAAGGAGAATACCTATGGTTGATTCTGAAAAACCCAGAGAAAACGAAAAAAAAATAGACCGCCGTGAGTTTCTGGTGGGAAGCGGTGCCGCTATTGCTGCCGGAGCTTTGGTTGCAGGCATTCCGGGTGTTGCGGGCGCTGCTGCCAGTAACCAGACCTATCCAAAATCAGAGGGATACATCGTGTATGACAGCAGGCTCTGCCTCGGTTGCCAGAGCTGCATGTTTGCATGCTCACTGACGCATGAAGGTGTTGTTAACCCTTCATTGTCCAGGATACAGATCATCCGTGACGCACCGTCATTTGCCAAATACCCGTATGATATAGTAATGTCTGTTTGCAGGCAGTGTGTTTCACCCCTGTGTGTTCAGGTCTGTCCGACCGGGGCCTGCCATGTGGATGAGGCAAACGGAAACATCAGGAGGATCGATCAGAAAAAATGCATAGGATGTAAAAAATGCATCCAGGCATGTCCACAGGACCCTCACAAGACCATCTGGAACCCTGTAATAAAAAAAACCGCCAAATGTGACCTTTGTGAGAGCGCTCCATACTGGAATGAAAAGGGCGGGCCAAAGGGGAAACAGGCATGTATTGAAACATGCCCGGTCAAGGCCCTCAAGCTTGTAACAGATGCCCCGTCACAGAAAGACATCAACGGGTATGATATTAACCTTGCGCCACCACCGCCCAAGGCAAAACCGCAGGGTTTTGTATTACCGAAACAAGAGCCCGGTAAAGCGGCTGAGAAGGGAGGTAATTAAAAATGGCAAACGGATACGCAGGAAAAATACTTAAAATCAATCTCACAAAAAAAGAAATAAGCATAATTGACACCGCAAAATATGCGGAATACGCAGGTGGAGCGGGCATAGGCGCTGCGATATTCTGGGACACTGCCGTTGTTCCGGGAGACTGGGATATGCAGGACGCGTTTGATCCGCGCAATGTGATATCATTAATGAGCGGCCCACTTGCAGCCACAGGTGTGCCGGGTGCAGGCAGAACCAGCGTTAGCGGTATTGCCTCAGAGACCTATCCAACCCCCCTGTTTCACAGGACAAATTTTGGAGGCAGGTTTGGCACTATGCTAAAACTTGCCGGGTGGGACGGGGTAGTTGTGCATGGAAAGGCAGATGCCCCTGTATGGATTAATATTATTAATGACAAGGTAGTTATAGAAGATGGCTCAAAATTATGGGGCATGGACACCTATGAAACACAGGATCAGATAACCTCTGCGGTATCAGGCAGAACCAGATTCGGGCAGCAGTGGCAGGAGATAGGGAATGAATACACAACCCTGTTACCTCAGATCGTGTGCATAGGCCCTGTTGGTGAATCCATGACCAAGGTTGCAGCGCTTATACACGGAAGCGGGGTAAGCGCCCGCACCGGCGGCTTTGGCGGCGTTTTCGGGTCAAAAAACCTCAAGGCCATCAGCGTAATAGGGACAGGGAGCATCCAGGTGGCAGACCCTGCCGGTCTTGTTGATACAAGGCTCTGGCACACAAGAAATTTCCCGAAAATTACCCTGGCACAGCCAGGGGCGTCAGCATGCATGACCTGCCTCAATAATGACCGCAGGCGTAACTCCTATTATGGCGGCGAGGCCATGTGCGCCGATGAATACTGGTACATGGGAAAACAGGATCCCGGCTCATTTTCGAGCCGTGATCCCGAGGCACTTATGCGCGGGGCAAGCATTGCCATGAAATGGGGCATATGCTCATGGGCAACAAAGTTCGGAGGGGCAATAACACTGCCAGTTCCTGATGCCCCTCCTGCATACAAGGGCATGGTGCCTATGGAGCCGGGAATAGGCTGGTACATAAAGTATCTTTATGAGATCGGCGAGCTTGGCCCCGGTAAAAAGATAGAATCATATCCCCTGCCCATGGATCAGTGGGACACGCTTAAATTCCGTGAAATCTTCTGCGATGCCATAGCGCGGCGCATTGGTATCGGCGCTGATCTTGCCAATGGGTACCTTGAGGCGGCGGAAAGATGGGGAAGGCTTGAGGAGGACATGAATAATGGCACAATCAGGCTTCCTGCATGGGGCGCAAGCTGGCATCATACACTCCCCGGTGTTGACTGGGCCTACAGCTATATTTTCATGTCAGGTGACCCGGTATGGCACGGTTTCTTTGGCCTGAGCGGGGGCGGCGGATTTGGCGGACCGGCAACATACACAGCCGAAGAGCTTGTTGACATGATGACGAAAAAGGCTGTCCCCTTTGACAATGACCCTATAATGTTCAGCAATTCATGGAAGGGTGATGAGGCATTTAAGACCGGTATCTATTCACCCCACAAGGCAAAGATGGTTGCATGGGCAAGGCGCTTTGCCGGTTTCTATAATGAATCCATGTCTATCTGTGAAATGCTTCTTCCGGTGTTTATGGGCAGTGGTCCGGGAAACCTGGCTGGCCCCAGCCCTGAACTGGAATACAGGTATTACAAGGCGGTAACAGGGAGTAAAGAGACCTTTGCAGATACCATGGAGACAGGCCGGAAGATATGGAACATGGAGAGGGCCATCCGCGTTATGGCAGGCAGGCACCGTGACCAGGAGAAGTTTGCACCCTTTATGCATATGCCTGGCGCAACCTTCCCCATTAGCGGGCCCAAGCCTGTTTACCTTAATGGAAAATGGAGCTTCGAAAGCCATAATGACCTTTACCTGGATAAAAAAGGTGTGGAACAGTTCAAGACTCACTTTTATAAACTTGAAGGCTGGGACACCAAAACCGGTTGGCCTACCAAAAAGACACTGGAAAAACTGGGCATGAAAAATGTTGCAGATGTGATGAAAAGCAAAGGCAAACTGGGAGCCTGATAAGACAATTTGCCATAGAAGGTTGGGTTAAAACCCAACCTTCTATGGCTTCTTTCGTACTCTTTTATAATAATGGTCATAAAGATACATGGTGATCAGGCGAGTTTTATTATCCTTTCAAGCTCATCCTGTCTGTTTACATTCAGAAATGTCTTAAGCTCAGGGTCAAATTGTTTTATCTCTTCTTCCCCTAC
The nucleotide sequence above comes from Desulfatiglans sp.. Encoded proteins:
- a CDS encoding rhodanese-like domain-containing protein, whose translation is MMKKFFVLILMFISAVACGQNAQADKNAVFNPDNVVIDVRSPEEYKAGHIKNAKNIPVDKIIKDIKTAVPDKEETIVLYCRSGRRSEIAEKTLKEMGYKNVINAGRYEALKAQEDKGN
- the pepF gene encoding oligoendopeptidase F — encoded protein: MTQNAIPERKDIPEIYRWDLSPLFGSTEEWENLYTELEKELPGYEKYRGRLGESAQTLKEAVTFSLNTDRNIEKLYTYAHLKSDEDKSNQQYLAMYQRAITLYTHASELASFITPEIQAIDEDQMNQFLKEDILKEYRFYLEKILRYKPHTHDEKIERILAMSQDFSLASSQVFGQLDNVDLKFGDVTDETGTAIELSHGNFSTFLINPDREIRKRAFHQYYREYKDHENTIATTLSYSNKKNIFYSRVRNFESARSSALFSDDVPEAVYDNLVSTVRENLSPLFDYFRFRKKSLGLDALHFYDTYVPIVPDIKFTMSYDEAVEVCIKALKPLGEEYVSILKKGLTGGWVDRYENRGKRSGAYSSGCYDSPPYILMNFQDKNINSLYTLAHEAGHSMHSYLSIKNQPYVDHQYTIFVAEVASTLNEALLSNYLLDYYSGDPAMKAYILNREIDNFRATLYRQTMFAEFEKICHSILEQNQPLTLENIKGEYRKLLDLYFGDTLVIDPELELECLRIPHFYSAFYVYKYATGISAATALADLVLNGDEKARASYLDFLKLGGSKFPLDELKDAGVDMRSPEPVKKAIEHFKKRVGQLKEETGKLKRK
- the afpA gene encoding archaeoflavoprotein AfpA, with product MTVNIAWGITGAGDLLNEVFDVMEGLSGHDDIKITAIVSKAGESVLKWYKLTERLNSITEKVLIEKDANTPFIAGPLQTGKYQCLVVAPATANTVAKLVHGIADTLLTNCVSMTNKAGREVFILPVDKERGTITTTLPDGKPFQLTMRDIDVDNTEKLRHMKGITVVDRPEEIKRVVKG
- a CDS encoding 4Fe-4S dicluster domain-containing protein — translated: MVDSEKPRENEKKIDRREFLVGSGAAIAAGALVAGIPGVAGAAASNQTYPKSEGYIVYDSRLCLGCQSCMFACSLTHEGVVNPSLSRIQIIRDAPSFAKYPYDIVMSVCRQCVSPLCVQVCPTGACHVDEANGNIRRIDQKKCIGCKKCIQACPQDPHKTIWNPVIKKTAKCDLCESAPYWNEKGGPKGKQACIETCPVKALKLVTDAPSQKDINGYDINLAPPPPKAKPQGFVLPKQEPGKAAEKGGN
- a CDS encoding flavodoxin family protein, with translation MSDKILKIIGVSGSPRIASTDYAVKLALQYAEERHGAETAYFSVHKKQINFCIHCDYCVRKKEGCIHKDDMMELYPKLEWADAWILGSPVYQGAISGQLKTVLDRLRASVAKKKSIFVGKLGAGLASGGDRVGGQEPVIKTIHDFFIINGMIPVGGGAFGANLGMTFWSKDKKAEGAAEDEEGIKSIHRTIDHMTKLAARLKD